From Bos indicus isolate NIAB-ARS_2022 breed Sahiwal x Tharparkar chromosome X, NIAB-ARS_B.indTharparkar_mat_pri_1.0, whole genome shotgun sequence:
CAGCAGTCGCCCCTTCCAGGCCTCAGGAGCCTTTCACGACCTACAGAGAGCTAGTTAAGACAGGTTTTCTACTCTGTCATTGCAGGTGGAGCTCACGACAGTTGGAAGTGGCAGTAATGCCCGGGGGGCAGACCCAGATGGCAGTGCAACAGAAAAACTCGGGCCCAAGTCAGAAGACAGGCCTGATGACGCCCAGCCCCAGATGGACTATACTGGGAGTGTGGCTGAGACAGGGGGCCCCTTGGTGTCCCTGAGCAGCCCAGGAGACGGGCTCAAGCTTTCTGCTCCTGACGGCCCCGAGGCTGGCAACGACACTGCTGACTGCTCCTGGACTCCCCTTAGCAGCCAAATGAGCAAACAGGTGGACTGCTCGCCAGCTGGGGCCAAGGCTCTGGACTCGCGGCATGGCGTCGGGGAGAAGAATACTTTCATTCTGGCAACTCTGGGAACTGGCGTCCCCGTGGAGGGCACCCTGCCTCTGGTGACCACTAACTTCAGTCCATTGCCAGCCCCCATCTGCCCGCCGGCGCCCAGCTCGGCCTCCGTCCCCCCGTCTGTTCCAGACCCATTCCAGGTGCCCCTCTCGGTCCCCGCCCCGGTCCCCCACTCCGGGCTCGTTCCCGTCCAGGTTGCCGCTTCGGTCCCAGCTCCTTCCCCTCCCTTAGCGCCAGTCCCGGCTCTGGCCCCAGCACCACCCTCAGTGCCCACGCTTATTTCTGACTCGAACCCCCTTTCGGTCTCAGCCTCGGTCCTGGTGCCTGTGCCCGCTTCTGCCCCCCCGTCGGGCCCCGTCCCCATGTCGGCTCCAGCCCCAACCCCCCTCTCAGTCCCAGTTTCGGCTCCTCCCTTGGCTCTGATCCAAGCTCCTGTGCCCCCTTCGGCTCCAACCCTGGTCCTTGCACCTGTCCCCACTCCAGTTCTGGCCCCCATGCCAGCGTCCACCCCTCCGGCAGCTCCTGCCCCTCCAGCGGTGCCGATGCCCACACCTACCCCGTCCTCCGGCCCACCTTCTACCCCCACCCTCATCCCTGCCTTTGCTCCCACGCCAGTGCCCgcacccacccctgccccgaTCTTCACTCCAGCCCCCACGCCCATGCCGCCTGCCACACCTACTGCCATTCCCACCTCGGCCCCCATCCCAGCCTCCTTCAGTTTGAGTCGAGTATGTTTCCCTGCAGCTCAGGCACCAGCTATGCAAAAAGTCCCCCTGTCCTTTCAGCCGGGGACAGTGCTGACCCCAAGCCAGCCGCTGGTATACATCCCGCCTCCAAGCTGTGGGCAGCCACTCAGCGTGGCTACACTGCCAACCACCCTGGGAGTCTCCTCCACGCTCACGCTCCCCGTCCTGCCATCCTACCTGCAGGACAGGTGTCTTCCTGGGGTGCTGGCCTCCCCAGAGCTGCGGTCTTACCCGTATGCATTCTCTGTGGCCCGGCCCCTGACATCAGAGTCCAAGCTGGTGTCTCTGGAGGTGAACAGGCTCCCCTGCGCTTCCCCATCAGGCAGCACCAGCACCCAGCCTGCGCCCGATGGGGTCCCCGGGCCTTTGGCAGACACATCCCTGTCTACTGCTTCTGCCAAGGTGCTTCCACCACCGCAGCCTCTGCTGCCAGCCCCCAGCGGGAGCTCAGCCCCACCGCATCCCACCAAGATGCCAGGCAGCGTGGAGCAGCAAACAGAAGGGACTTCCGTCACCTTCTCTCCCCTCAAGTCACCTCCACAGCTGGAGCGAGAGATGGCCTCTCCACCTGAGTGCAGCGAGATGCCCCTCGACCTCTCCTCCAAGTCCAACCGACAGAAGCTCCCATTGCCGAACCAGCGCAAGACGCCGCCCATGCCCGTGTTGACCCCTGTGCACACCAGCAGCAAGGCCCTGCTCTCCACCGTCCTGTCTAGGTCCCAGCGCACGACCCAAGCTGCTGGCAGCAGTGTCACCTCATGCCTGGGCTCCACTTCCTCACCCTTTGTCATCTTCCCTGAGATTGTGAGGAACGGGGACCCCAGTACCTGGGTGAAGAACTCCACTGCACTCATCAGCACCATTCCGGGCACCTATGTGGGTGTGGCCAACCCGGTGCCCGCCTCCCTCCTGCTGAACAAAGACCCCAACCTGGGCCTCACCCGAGATCCCCGCCATCTCCCCAAGCAGGAACCCATCTCCATCATTGATCAGGGTGAGCCCAAGGGCACTGGTGCCCCCTGTGGCAAGAAGAGCAGCCAGGCTGGGACTGAGGGACCGCCAAGCACAGTCAAACGTTACACCCCTGCCCGCATCGCCCCTGGGCTGCCAGGGTGCCAAAGCAAGGAGCTCTCACTCTGGAAGCCCACAGGGCCGGCAAACATTTACCCACGGTGTTCAGTCAACGGGAAACCCACCAGCACCCAGGTCCTGCCTGTTGGCTGGTCACCGTACCACCAGGCGTCTCTGCTTTCCATTGGCATCTCCAGTGCTGGGCAGCTGACCCCCAGCCAGGGGGTGCCCATCAGGCCCACCAGCGTCGTTTCTGAGTTTTCTGGTGTGCCATCCCTTGGCCCCAGTGAGGCCATGCATGGGCTTCCTGAGGGGCAGCCGCCACGGCCCGGGGGCCCCTTTGCTCCCGAGCAGGATACGGGCACAAAGAACAAAACCTGCCGCATTGCTGCCAAGCCTTACGAGGAACAAGTGAACCCTGTCCTCCTGACTCTCAGCCCTCAGACAGGGACCCTGGCGCTGTCTGTGCAGCCTAGTAGTGGGGACCTGCGAGTGACTCAGGGGCCTGGGGAACCAGAGAGCCACCTCTGCCCCGACAGCACTCCTAAGCTGGAAGGCCCCCAGGGGGCTTGTGGCCTGAAGCTGGCCGGAGAGACAAAGCCTAAGAACCAAGTGCTGGCCACCTACATGTCCCACGAGCTGGTCCTGGCCACCCCCCAGAACCTGCACAAGATGCCCGAGCTGCCTTTGCTACCTCATGACAGCCGCCCCAAGGAGCTCATCCTGGACGTGGTTCCCAGCAGTGCCAGGGCCGCTAGCACAGAGCTTCCACAGCTCGGAAGCCAGGTGGACCTGGGCCGGGTGAAGATGGAGAAGGTGGATGGTGACGTGGTCTTCAACTTAGCCACCTGCTTCCGGGCCGATGGCCTCCCAGCAGCTACCCCGAGGGGCCAAGTGGAAGTGCGGAGTAAGGCAGGGCAGGCTcgagtgaaacaggagagtatAGGTGTCTTTGCTTGTAAGAACAAGTGGCAACCAGACTCTGTGGTGAGTGATGGTGCGTCCGAATCTCCGccacccaagaaaatgaaatgtggcAAAGAGAAGGATGGTGAGGAAcagcagccacaagccaaggtcCTGGTCCGAAGTTCCCACGGACCCAAGGTGAGTGCTGGGCTGAGTTTGAGGGCAGGGCCGAGATACCAGTGGTCTGCTTTGTCCTGCAGATGTCAACCTCATGCAGTGTTCTTGAGTAGATCTGTGAAGCAAAGTGATTGCAAGGCTTGTGCAAAGTGAATCATGACACTTAACCAAGGTACATTCTCCATATAGAATGTTTTagtgtggtgggggtggagtTTGCATTTTATAGGCTGTGGGAAATGATCCCTGCAGCTGAGGAAACCATTGTCCCAGATGAGGATGGAAAGCGGAAGAGTATGATACGATACAGGGAGGGAAATTAATAACAGGCCCTTTGCTGCATAGccattcttccttttccttttctaagatAACTGATGGCCTTGAGAATTTGGgacccagggagggaaggagcccTTGACAGGGTTGCTCCCTGCACCACTGGGTAAACCTGCTTAGGATTAGCTTGGAGTTTTGAGGGGCCAGAGCCAGTTCAGCTTCTGGGCTCATCCACCAGTTTCCTATCCCCCTAATGCTTGGGGTGGTAGCTTTGGGTTTCAGCCCGTTAGAGATTTGATGTCCAGAGCATCTGGATCTGGGTTCTTAATAGGTTAAGGAGGATGGCAGGGTTCTAGGCAGAAAGCGGGGCTAAGAGGACTTGACCTGAATCTGGTGTTCCTCCAAAAAGTATCTGAAGGCCACTAGTGATCAAGGAGATTCTAGAAGCAGTTGAGGATAGGGCTTATTCAAGATACAGAGCAATTTGAGGTTATGTTAACAAGCCTTCAAATTGAATGTTGAATAGATTTCTAGCTAGAGCACTGTGAATTTGTCTGTGCAGAAGTTCTtagttggttgttgttgttgttggaccATAGAACACTTTGAGAAGCTAATGAGAGCTGCAGACCCTGTCCTCAGAAACATGACCTCATAATTTTGCTGATAATTTCAAGGGGCTCAAAGACCCAACCCATGCCCCAAAGCCCACCCATGGACTCCAGGTTAAGAACACTGGGGATAGAGTTTGGGTGGGTTTTTCTCACCCAGTGATGATGTATACTGGCCGGAATGGGCTAACTGATAGAGACAGGACATAGATGAGTGGTTGCCTAAGGCTGGAGAGAACAAGGAACTGGAGATGGCTTAATGAGTCCAGGGTTTCCATTTGGGGTGAGGAAAGAACTTTTGGAACTAGATAGTGATGATCCTTACACATGTTTGTGACTGTACTAAAAACAGTTGAATTACAAACATTACTAATATAtgatatatctcaataaattatGTCAACAAAGCTgttgttaaaaaattattaaatgaagtGATATGTGTAGAtgcttagaacagtacctggcagaTAGTTAAGTGCTCAGGAAGTGTTGGTGGCTGCTATTGATATTGTTAATATTACAAATAGGATAGATGTGGTCCCCGCCCTCCTGGAGCTTATGTCTCACAGGTGACTCACTGGCAGACAGGCACCACCCCTTCCTATATAAAATGAAGAGTTCACAGGGTGCACTGACAGATGCAGAGAGCAGAGAATAAAGTTACAGGGTCAGGAGCCTCGAAGCAGCCCTTGGCAACTGCCTGTAATGATTTAGTAAATGTCCATTTTTCTGGAAAGCAAATATCTTggctctttcttttcttactttccaTCTTCCTGAGGAAGAAACCATTGATTAGCAAAACTAAAATCAGGGGTCAGTTCAAAACAGCCCCTTTCAGGGTATGGCCAAGAATCAGAATAGTCTCTGGAGTATATACAGAAGTAGGAATATAATGTTAAGTGTGtgaaacttatacaatgttataaaccaatgtgacctaaaaaaaagaaagttattttttaaaaagaaacaacacagTCTCCTGTTTCCTACACCACCTCCCCCAAGGCCTGGAGACTCCTGAAGGACCTCTGAATCATCAGCAAAGAAAATTCTCCTTCAGTCTGGTGCTGGTGGTCTCCTTATCATTTGGAAAATTCTTTAGAAAACCTTTCAACACTCTGTTGACCAGAACATTCATTTTACATGGTCTCCTCACCATCCCAACTTATTGCCTAAGTTGAAGTGTGCCCTTGCAGAACATGCAGACAGGAATCCCGTCTAGATGTTCTGTTCTGCTTGTTTTTGTCTTATCTTAGGAAGTAAAGGTTAATGATCTGTACTTGAAAGAGCCAGCTAAAAAtgatatacagaaataaataggACATGTTCAAATTGATGTGCATTGAACTTTATCCCCCATGACCTGAAGGAGTTGTTTTCTGACTATACCTGAAGGGCACACTTGAAGCAGCTGGTGCCCATCTTCTTTCCTCCCTATGTCTTTCTTTCTCCTAACACGTTGGTTTGTAGGAACTTGCAGCAAGTGAAGGGAGAAACTGAACTTGAATTTCCAGCTCAGCCCTCCACTAGGTAAGAAGCAGGAGGAGTTGATGGGATAGCAGGATTCCCTGGACTTTGACGGGGATTGGTGACTTTGTGGAGTCCCCCTGCCAACCACTGCTAGAAGATGCTCCATCAGTAAGATATCTGCCATCCCCTTAGCTGGAGCTGGATCGTGATAATCTTCTAGAAGGTGGTGTGCAGGTCTGCTTAAGGGGAAAACCACTCTGCCTTTCTTCCTTGTGTCATTGTTAAAATGGTTTGCTTATTCCACACTCCCTGGACACTGCAATTCTGCCCTATTTCTTGCTGGATGGCGTGGAGAGATCTCAGAGCTTGTGAGAATATGTGACTGCTAGGCTCAGAGTATCCTAACAGTGCATAAGCATGACCATGGTGACTGTCTCAGGCACCAGGCAGTAGGTATGCGTGGAGCCAAGCATAGTCAGTGGAGACACAAgcacagaaggaagaagagaggaatgaGAATGGAGGTGAAGGGGCCTGCCCTGGGTGCTAGGAGCCCTGGGTCTTGGTCCCAGCTTGGCCATTTTCTCACCACAGGCACACACCAGTTAACTTGCAGGCTGGCCTGGTTCCTGGTGGCCCCTGAGGCAAGTGGACACCTTGGGCTGTGTTGCCCTGGACAAATGATTTAACCTCTTACCCtggaggctcagtttcctcatctcttcaCTAAGGGTGATTATTAGCTTTTCCTTGCAGAGTTGTTAAGAATAACAGATCGAATGGTAGAGAGAGTGTTTGGAAAAGGTGAAAGGGCCACAAAGTGTAAGGGGGCATTGTTGAAAATGCCTGAGGCTTTTCATTGTCTTTCCTAAGTACGGGGAGATTAGAATGGCTCCCGTGGCAGACTTTTCTTCTTGCCTTAGTGGAATCTTTTTTCTAGTATTAATTTATACatgaaaatagataatttttcttgaattggCCCACGCAAGAATTATTTTCAGTTGTTGGTGTCGATACTATTCACAGTGAAGTTATTTGAACAATGTAGTCACCCAACTTGCAGAAGaggcatttttgttttctgtcggTCTCTCTGTTGCTGTTCGGACAGAGTATGGGGCCTGACTTTGCACCTTTTCAAATTACTTTGGGCGTTTACTCGGCTTGTGAATGCGGACTCTGTGGACCTGTTTAAAATGGTGGGATATGGATGTCTATGGGGATTAGCTAGGGCACTGGATTGGGTCCAAAAAGCCTCTGTAGCCCACTGTAGAAGGCAGAGGgctgccccttcccccagcccattCCTGGGCAGCTCATGTCTGTGTTTCAGAATCAGGGCACAGGGCTCAACATTAAGAGAACATTCTTAAGATGGGAAGCTGACCTTGGACCTGACACTATCTACCTCTCCGCAGTGCCGGAAGCCACCTAGTGACCCCCAGGAACCCACCAAGAAAAGCCCCAGGGGGGCTCCAGATTCAGGAAAAGAGCACAATGGAGTCAGGGTAAAGCACAAGCACCGGAAGCCAACAAAGCCAGAGTCCCAGTCTCCAGGAAAACGAGCTGACGGCCATGAGGAAGGTAGGCCTGGCGCGTGTCCTGGCCCTCTCTCTGGGCTGCAGGGGGATCCCTATGGcagactggggtggggaggagggcctcTGACACTGACCAGGAAAGTGGGGCTTGCTCACTCGAGGAGAGGGAGATCATTAACACCTCTGAAagtggaaggagaagagagacaggagCAGGGCTGCTCACCCTGGTTGCTGGAGTAAGGCACACTCTGAAGTGGTGCTTTTCAGACACACAAGAGTCAGTCCAACCCCAGAGTAGCCAGCCTATTAGCCTGTGGTGGGTCTAGGCTCAGAGAAGAAACGGCTTTAATGAGGATTGAGGCCGAAGGGGGATTATTTACACTGTTTCTCTACCTTTGGTATATTTGGAAACTCCCATTATAAAGGTTAAAAAATTAACTAGCTAGCATGGCTAGAGAAATCGTAAACCCTTATTGTTTAGGGACATACAGGATGTTTGGGGCAGGGAGGTGTGTACGTAATGCATGTGCTATGCCAGTGATAGTTCCTTGGCATCCTCTGCAGAGAGAAGCCCGCGTAGTCCCGCCCATAGTAGCCTGTGTTCACAGCCTTCCTGTCTGAGATGGCCTGCCCCTTTATAGTCTCTTCTTATATAGCAGCTTTCTGCCATCTGCCACGTCCTGCTCCCATCTTCCTGCCTTGCTCAGTCCCCCAAGATCCCTTCTCTGGGACCTATTCCAGCTCAGTTAGAATTTTGGGGTGGTGCAGCAGCCTCACAGTCGTCCAGGCAGCCAGGCCTTCCACTCTGTGGTGTGCCAGGTCATTGATGCCATGCATTTCCTTTTTTGGTGTCAGCCAAAATGACCCAACTCCCAGTTTTCAAAAACTGCCAGGAAAAGCTCCTTTTCTAAAAGAGATACTTAAATGGTGGCAGCATGtaggtgtgctcagtcatgtccaactctgcaaccccatggactatagcctaccaggcttctctgtccatgggattcttcaggcaagaatactgagtgggttgccatttccttctccaggggatcttcccgacccagggatcaaacccacatctcctctattggcagatggattctttaccactgagccaccagggaagccctgatagcaGCATAGGGGGAGCTAATAAATGTAATGCAGGCAGAACACAAACCCTCCCTTGAGCTTTCCATCTGAGCCTTTCAGGGCAAGGGTGGGGGGCTTTCCTGTGCTGAGACTCTGATTGTGATATTTCTGCCTTCTGCCCTGAAACTGCACACCACTCCAGGTTCCttagagaagaaagcaaagagcagTTTCCGTGACTTCATCCCTGTGGTCCTCAGCACCCGGACGCGCAGTCAGTCTGGTGAGTGAGTCTGAGGCTGAGGCCCATCTTGGTACTTCTCCGCAGAGAGGTAGAAATCTGGTGGAGCCATTTTGCCATCGGCCTAAGTGGAGAGGTGGGAATTTCATTCATTGTGCCAAGATGCCCAGCTCTCTGCAGAGACAAGAGAGGCTAGGGTAGGAGCTGGGTCATTGCCCACAATTTTAGGACGATTTGCTTAGCTTTTGAGAACAGGGATTTGACACCTCTTATTGGCAGCCAGTGGTGGAAAGACGAAAAGCCTGTGCCACTCAGGAAAACTGGTTCTACTCCAGGCCTTGGCATCTCTTGATTATTGGGGCCAGTTACCAGCACAGACATTTTAATCTTTGGGCCTCTCTCCTCTTGCCCCATGTGACAAGCATCATCAAAATTGGAAACAGTCA
This genomic window contains:
- the BCORL1 gene encoding BCL-6 corepressor-like protein 1 isoform X1 is translated as MISTAPLYSGVHNWTSSDRIRMCGINEERRAPLSDEESTTGDCQRFGSQEFCVSSFSKVELTTVGSGSNARGADPDGSATEKLGPKSEDRPDDAQPQMDYTGSVAETGGPLVSLSSPGDGLKLSAPDGPEAGNDTADCSWTPLSSQMSKQVDCSPAGAKALDSRHGVGEKNTFILATLGTGVPVEGTLPLVTTNFSPLPAPICPPAPSSASVPPSVPDPFQVPLSVPAPVPHSGLVPVQVAASVPAPSPPLAPVPALAPAPPSVPTLISDSNPLSVSASVLVPVPASAPPSGPVPMSAPAPTPLSVPVSAPPLALIQAPVPPSAPTLVLAPVPTPVLAPMPASTPPAAPAPPAVPMPTPTPSSGPPSTPTLIPAFAPTPVPAPTPAPIFTPAPTPMPPATPTAIPTSAPIPASFSLSRVCFPAAQAPAMQKVPLSFQPGTVLTPSQPLVYIPPPSCGQPLSVATLPTTLGVSSTLTLPVLPSYLQDRCLPGVLASPELRSYPYAFSVARPLTSESKLVSLEVNRLPCASPSGSTSTQPAPDGVPGPLADTSLSTASAKVLPPPQPLLPAPSGSSAPPHPTKMPGSVEQQTEGTSVTFSPLKSPPQLEREMASPPECSEMPLDLSSKSNRQKLPLPNQRKTPPMPVLTPVHTSSKALLSTVLSRSQRTTQAAGSSVTSCLGSTSSPFVIFPEIVRNGDPSTWVKNSTALISTIPGTYVGVANPVPASLLLNKDPNLGLTRDPRHLPKQEPISIIDQGEPKGTGAPCGKKSSQAGTEGPPSTVKRYTPARIAPGLPGCQSKELSLWKPTGPANIYPRCSVNGKPTSTQVLPVGWSPYHQASLLSIGISSAGQLTPSQGVPIRPTSVVSEFSGVPSLGPSEAMHGLPEGQPPRPGGPFAPEQDTGTKNKTCRIAAKPYEEQVNPVLLTLSPQTGTLALSVQPSSGDLRVTQGPGEPESHLCPDSTPKLEGPQGACGLKLAGETKPKNQVLATYMSHELVLATPQNLHKMPELPLLPHDSRPKELILDVVPSSARAASTELPQLGSQVDLGRVKMEKVDGDVVFNLATCFRADGLPAATPRGQVEVRSKAGQARVKQESIGVFACKNKWQPDSVVSDGASESPPPKKMKCGKEKDGEEQQPQAKVLVRSSHGPKCRKPPSDPQEPTKKSPRGAPDSGKEHNGVRVKHKHRKPTKPESQSPGKRADGHEEGSLEKKAKSSFRDFIPVVLSTRTRSQSGSICSSFAGMADSDMGCQEVFPTEEEEEVTPTPAKRRKVRKTQRDTQYRSHHAQDKTLLSQGRRHLWRAREMPWRTEAARQMWDTNEEEEEDEEEGLVKRKKRRRQKSRKYQTGEYLTEQEEEQRRKGRADLKARKQKTSSQSPEHRLRNRNLLLPNKAQGISDSPNGFLPNNLEEPACLENSEKPSGKRKCKTKHMVTVSEDAKSKGRWSQQKTRPPKSPTPAKPTEPCTPSKSRSAGPEEASESPTARQIPPEARRLIVNKNAGETLLQRAARLGYKDVVLYCLQKDSEDVNHRDNAGYTALHEACSRGWTDILNILLEHGANVNCSAQDGTRPVHDAVVNDNLETIWLLLSYGADPTLATYSGQTAMKLASSDTMKRFLSDHLSDLQGRAEGDPGVSWDFYSSSVLEEKDGFACDLLHNPPGSSDQEGDDVEEDNFMFELSDKPLLPCYNLQVSVSRGPCNWFLFTDVLKRLKLSSRIFQARFPHFEIATLPKAEFYRQVASSQLLTPAERPGGVDGTSAPGSSETVELVRYEVELLRLLGSEVEFQPWNS
- the BCORL1 gene encoding BCL-6 corepressor-like protein 1 isoform X2, whose protein sequence is MISTAPLYSGVHNWTSSDRIRMCGINEERRAPLSDEESTTGDCQRFGSQEFCVSSFSKVELTTVGSGSNARGADPDGSATEKLGPKSEDRPDDAQPQMDYTGSVAETGGPLVSLSSPGDGLKLSAPDGPEAGNDTADCSWTPLSSQMSKQVDCSPAGAKALDSRHGVGEKNTFILATLGTGVPVEGTLPLVTTNFSPLPAPICPPAPSSASVPPSVPDPFQVPLSVPAPVPHSGLVPVQVAASVPAPSPPLAPVPALAPAPPSVPTLISDSNPLSVSASVLVPVPASAPPSGPVPMSAPAPTPLSVPVSAPPLALIQAPVPPSAPTLVLAPVPTPVLAPMPASTPPAAPAPPAVPMPTPTPSSGPPSTPTLIPAFAPTPVPAPTPAPIFTPAPTPMPPATPTAIPTSAPIPASFSLSRVCFPAAQAPAMQKVPLSFQPGTVLTPSQPLVYIPPPSCGQPLSVATLPTTLGVSSTLTLPVLPSYLQDRCLPGVLASPELRSYPYAFSVARPLTSESKLVSLEVNRLPCASPSGSTSTQPAPDGVPGPLADTSLSTASAKVLPPPQPLLPAPSGSSAPPHPTKMPGSVEQQTEGTSVTFSPLKSPPQLEREMASPPECSEMPLDLSSKSNRQKLPLPNQRKTPPMPVLTPVHTSSKALLSTVLSRSQRTTQAAGSSVTSCLGSTSSPFVIFPEIVRNGDPSTWVKNSTALISTIPGTYVGVANPVPASLLLNKDPNLGLTRDPRHLPKQEPISIIDQGEPKGTGAPCGKKSSQAGTEGPPSTVKRYTPARIAPGLPGCQSKELSLWKPTGPANIYPRCSVNGKPTSTQVLPVGWSPYHQASLLSIGISSAGQLTPSQGVPIRPTSVVSEFSGVPSLGPSEAMHGLPEGQPPRPGGPFAPEQDTGTKNKTCRIAAKPYEEQVNPVLLTLSPQTGTLALSVQPSSGDLRVTQGPGEPESHLCPDSTPKLEGPQGACGLKLAGETKPKNQVLATYMSHELVLATPQNLHKMPELPLLPHDSRPKELILDVVPSSARAASTELPQLGSQVDLGRVKMEKVDGDVVFNLATCFRADGLPAATPRGQVEVRSKAGQARVKQESIGVFACKNKWQPDSVVSDGASESPPPKKMKCGKEKDGEEQQPQAKVLVRSSHGPKCRKPPSDPQEPTKKSPRGAPDSGKEHNGVRVKHKHRKPTKPESQSPGKRADGHEEGSLEKKAKSSFRDFIPVVLSTRTRSQSGSICSSFAGMADSDMGCQEVFPTEEEEEVTPTPAKRRKVRKTQRDTQYRSHHAQDKTLLSQGRRHLWRAREMPWRTEAARQMWDTNEEEEEDEEEGLVKRKKRRRQKSRKYQTGEYLTEQEEEQRRKGRADLKARKQKTSSQSPEHRLRNRNLLLPNKAQGISDSPNGFLPNNLEEPACLENSEKPSGKRKCKTKHMVTVSEDAKSKGRWSQQKTRPPKSPTPAKPTEPCTPSKSRSAGPEEASESPTARQIPPEARRLIVNKNAGETLLQRAARLGYKDVVLYCLQKDSEDVNHRDNAGYTALHEACSRGWTDILNILLEHGANVNCSAQDGTRPVHDAVVNDNLETIWLLLSYGADPTLATYSGQTAMKLASSDTMKRFLSGEAGTQEHPEHLNMIKAPHEALL